The proteins below are encoded in one region of Bacteroidia bacterium:
- a CDS encoding SpoIIE family protein phosphatase → MAGIQVSFSQVSFLKNYSIDEGLSHSQVNSLFQDSKGYIWVTTFGGGISRFDGRTFRNFGEADGVSGNITRGTAEDSRGRIWFGSLGGGVFMYDGKRITNWYDSLLPSSKRVYSLDIDKKDQLWLATDSGIYMYDGKRTRYFGPDKHIDAIPFMHIHADDQGRIWASSWAGGVYMIDGETTYRVQRSDGLTSDTIMYTVITAEGKIFSATAHGVSELWMESGKLRAKKVPMNPVLDQQFINCLFWDPREGLWVGTNQQGLVLIRKNGQLMNKKTMHGLQTNNVYHLIVDRENNLWMSLWGFGITRYRGDAIVNFGKESGLEDLLVNAVTRKSDGSFWAGTSGGLLQFDSVAKKFVRDERFPEKNYRVFTRPDGQLTIYAGTTLIEEHPGKTVEWNKKNGMNTANVKYFLQDRDGFYWASSWGHGAGKFREGIYEGFLPENGFCCDYLNGIYIDSKNNKWFGTWDHGLCGIMSDGKIRNIRKSDSLPNDYVNCVAEDALGRLWIGTYGSGLSVYDGKQFITVDHRHGLVHDVIVFIVVSGDYAWVGTTKGLSRVRISDVGKAEMPEIKNFGKAEGLNDIDCLPASGYADPDGRIWFSNKKNLVCLDPVSLNNNPLAVTPLLTSLQLFFENQNWDSLGFRVGPENDLPIEPVFAYYQNHLTFSFTGICMSAPEKVRFKHMLEGAEEKWSPESESGTITYSGLKPGHYTLHIIASNNEGIWTPDPLVYSFTISAPYYQTAWFYLCIAALLGAGAGALFRYRTQKLERDKRALEEKVTERTAEVVRQKEIIEEKNKDITDSINYAARIQEAILPAREEKYRLFPHTFIFLHPRDIVSGDFYWFAQLGQKRLIAAVDCTGHGVPGAFMSMIGNAFLNEIVLEKKITDPGDILNELRKMVVKSLKQTGAAGENRDGMDMAILCFDDVMQEVHFAGANNPCWIVRAGTASLEEVKGDKHPIGSYKGENIPFRTKRLDVRDGDLLYIFTDGYADQFGGSAKQGGKKFKYNRLKELLLSLRMQPMDRQEESLRSHLKEWMGDLEQVDDILIIGIKLAGTAHI, encoded by the coding sequence ATGGCGGGAATTCAGGTCTCGTTTTCACAGGTTTCCTTTTTAAAGAACTACTCGATAGATGAAGGGCTTTCACACTCACAGGTCAACTCCTTATTTCAGGATTCTAAAGGATACATCTGGGTCACCACGTTTGGTGGCGGCATTTCGCGGTTTGACGGGAGGACCTTCCGAAATTTCGGAGAAGCTGACGGAGTAAGCGGTAACATCACACGAGGTACCGCAGAAGACAGTCGCGGCAGGATCTGGTTCGGTTCCCTGGGCGGAGGTGTTTTTATGTACGACGGAAAACGAATTACAAACTGGTACGACAGCCTCTTACCCTCCTCGAAGAGAGTATATTCCCTCGACATCGACAAGAAAGATCAGCTTTGGCTTGCTACCGACAGCGGCATCTATATGTACGATGGGAAACGCACCCGGTACTTCGGTCCGGATAAGCACATCGATGCGATTCCCTTCATGCATATCCACGCTGATGACCAGGGCAGGATATGGGCTTCCAGCTGGGCCGGAGGTGTATACATGATTGATGGCGAAACAACTTACCGCGTTCAGCGCAGCGACGGTCTCACATCGGATACCATCATGTATACAGTAATTACAGCGGAAGGGAAAATATTTTCCGCTACGGCTCACGGCGTTTCGGAATTATGGATGGAATCAGGAAAGCTGCGGGCAAAAAAAGTACCAATGAATCCGGTACTTGACCAGCAATTCATCAATTGCCTCTTCTGGGATCCACGCGAAGGACTTTGGGTAGGCACCAATCAGCAGGGTCTGGTGCTTATCAGGAAGAACGGGCAATTGATGAATAAGAAAACAATGCACGGGCTGCAGACAAATAATGTATACCACCTGATTGTGGATCGCGAGAACAATCTTTGGATGAGTCTCTGGGGCTTCGGCATTACCCGGTACCGCGGCGACGCCATCGTAAATTTCGGAAAAGAATCGGGATTGGAAGATCTTCTGGTGAATGCCGTAACACGGAAATCTGACGGTTCCTTCTGGGCCGGAACTTCGGGAGGTCTCCTGCAGTTTGATTCCGTTGCGAAAAAGTTTGTACGTGACGAGCGATTTCCCGAAAAGAATTACCGGGTATTTACAAGACCCGACGGACAGTTGACGATTTATGCCGGCACCACACTAATCGAAGAACATCCCGGAAAAACTGTAGAGTGGAATAAGAAGAACGGAATGAACACGGCCAATGTCAAATATTTTCTGCAGGACCGGGATGGGTTCTACTGGGCTTCATCCTGGGGGCATGGCGCAGGCAAATTCCGGGAAGGTATCTATGAAGGTTTCCTGCCGGAAAACGGATTCTGCTGCGATTACCTCAACGGAATCTATATAGACAGCAAGAATAATAAGTGGTTTGGCACATGGGATCATGGTTTATGTGGTATTATGTCCGATGGAAAAATCCGGAATATCAGGAAAAGCGATAGTCTGCCGAATGATTATGTCAACTGTGTTGCAGAAGATGCACTCGGCCGTTTGTGGATAGGGACTTACGGTTCCGGTTTATCTGTTTATGACGGGAAACAATTTATTACAGTGGATCACCGGCATGGACTCGTGCATGATGTGATTGTTTTCATAGTGGTGTCAGGAGATTACGCCTGGGTGGGAACCACTAAAGGACTGTCCCGCGTCCGTATCAGCGATGTCGGGAAAGCAGAAATGCCGGAAATAAAAAATTTCGGTAAGGCGGAAGGCCTGAATGACATCGACTGTCTTCCAGCCTCCGGATATGCAGACCCGGACGGACGAATTTGGTTCTCGAACAAAAAAAACCTGGTATGCCTGGATCCGGTTTCGTTAAACAATAATCCCCTGGCTGTTACCCCTCTTCTGACTTCCCTTCAATTGTTTTTTGAAAATCAAAACTGGGATTCACTCGGATTCAGGGTGGGACCGGAAAACGACCTTCCGATTGAGCCTGTTTTCGCTTATTATCAGAATCATCTCACATTTTCCTTTACCGGTATTTGTATGAGTGCGCCGGAGAAAGTGCGATTCAAGCATATGCTGGAAGGGGCGGAAGAAAAATGGTCTCCGGAATCAGAAAGCGGTACCATCACCTACTCCGGATTGAAGCCCGGGCATTATACATTGCACATTATCGCCAGCAACAATGAAGGCATATGGACACCGGATCCCCTGGTCTATTCCTTTACCATCTCAGCGCCCTATTACCAGACCGCCTGGTTTTACCTTTGCATTGCAGCCCTGCTGGGTGCAGGCGCAGGAGCTTTATTCCGGTACCGCACACAGAAACTGGAAAGAGATAAGAGGGCGCTGGAGGAAAAAGTAACAGAACGCACCGCCGAAGTTGTCCGGCAAAAGGAGATCATTGAAGAAAAAAACAAAGATATCACTGACAGCATCAACTATGCTGCACGAATTCAGGAAGCCATATTGCCTGCCAGAGAAGAAAAGTACCGATTGTTTCCCCACACCTTCATCTTCCTTCACCCTCGCGATATTGTCAGCGGTGATTTTTACTGGTTTGCACAACTCGGCCAAAAACGGCTCATTGCAGCAGTAGACTGTACAGGACATGGAGTACCGGGTGCCTTTATGAGCATGATCGGAAATGCGTTTCTGAACGAAATTGTGCTGGAGAAAAAAATAACCGACCCGGGGGATATTCTGAATGAACTGCGGAAAATGGTAGTGAAGTCTCTCAAACAGACAGGAGCTGCCGGCGAGAATCGTGACGGGATGGATATGGCCATCCTTTGCTTTGATGATGTGATGCAGGAAGTACATTTTGCAGGAGCGAACAATCCCTGCTGGATCGTGCGTGCCGGAACTGCTTCACTGGAAGAAGTAAAAGGAGATAAACATCCCATTGGATCGTATAAAGGGGAGAATATTCCCTTCAGGACAAAACGTCTGGACGTTCGGGATGGCGATCTCCTTTATATTTTTACAGACGGCTATGCCGACCAATTCGGTGGATCCGCGAAGCAGGGCGGAAAAAAATTCAAATACAACCGGCTCAAGGAACTCCTATTGTCACTGCGCATGCAACCGATGGATCGCCAGGAGGAATCACTTCGTTCCCACCTGAAAGAATGGATGGGTGACCTGGAACAAGTGGATGACATCCTAATTATCGGCATTAAACTTGCAGGTACAGCACACATCTAA
- a CDS encoding SpoIIE family protein phosphatase: MKSAILKWVLWSVGSFVVLFFYFWWINDLGQQHFEEGRNKDAPDKIILNSGWKFSAEDTPEGADPELNDSNWTTIRTDSLPEDYSGRPAWFRLRFGPSLLRTTQPFALRLDHFGASEIYLDGILLAKYGVVSAEAGKEVLMNPSLLPIHFTPDPRKMHVLAVRYSFTSFTDFSELIKDYPPGFKLSVSTATQAQLEDTSRRSTMLVTNIIAAFLATLSLIHFLLYLFYRRAGENLFFSIFALCYAAIFGLAGMSTWQTQPEITRWTDMALMALANPILFFSLLMFVYRVHGNGFPKIAWLAVLSAVLSLGYVLFGWFGMGIYSMSGVWLTVFTVISMILGTFRAIKNNKPGSRILGASIVLFALFIFGLLSLLFYGGNNGLHISVSHPIFSVILLILMLCVPISMSLYLAYNFSVTSRSLEKKLHEVEKLSAITIEQEKERQRILEGQKEMLEFQVKERTAEIVEQKKIIEEKNKDITDSILYAKRIQDSILPGPDLISATFPDCSVLFRPKDIVSGDFYWFGSRDNKHIAACADCTGHGVPGALLSMIGSNLLHQAILERGVTAPHLILNNIQQQFPLALKHSGAGEQSATRVQDGMDIAVIAYDPLAGTLEFAGAQRPLWKIREENLEEWKGDKIPISASGNQDTVYSLHRTDARKGDLFILSSDGYADQFGGKGPKTGGKKLMTKEFKNLMLSLSKNTTGKIAADLGREFEAWRGSLEQMDDVCVILIKI; this comes from the coding sequence GTGAAGTCAGCTATTCTGAAATGGGTTTTATGGTCCGTAGGATCCTTTGTGGTTCTGTTCTTTTATTTCTGGTGGATCAACGACCTGGGGCAGCAGCATTTCGAGGAAGGGCGAAACAAAGATGCACCGGACAAAATTATTTTAAACAGCGGGTGGAAATTCAGCGCAGAAGATACTCCTGAGGGAGCCGACCCTGAATTAAACGACAGTAACTGGACCACTATCAGAACCGACAGTCTGCCGGAAGATTATTCCGGCCGGCCGGCCTGGTTTCGTTTGCGGTTTGGTCCTTCCCTGCTCCGTACCACTCAACCCTTCGCCCTCCGGCTCGATCATTTTGGCGCATCGGAAATTTATCTTGATGGCATATTGCTTGCAAAGTACGGAGTAGTGTCCGCCGAGGCCGGCAAGGAGGTGCTGATGAATCCGTCACTCCTGCCGATCCATTTTACACCGGATCCGCGCAAAATGCATGTCCTTGCGGTGCGCTATTCCTTTACGTCCTTCACAGACTTCAGTGAGCTCATAAAAGACTATCCTCCCGGATTCAAATTATCTGTAAGCACGGCAACACAGGCCCAGCTGGAAGACACCAGCAGGAGGAGTACCATGCTGGTCACAAATATTATTGCGGCTTTTCTCGCCACCTTGTCATTAATTCATTTTCTGCTCTATTTATTCTACCGCAGGGCCGGTGAAAACCTGTTCTTCTCCATTTTTGCCTTATGCTATGCCGCTATTTTCGGTTTAGCAGGCATGAGCACATGGCAAACCCAGCCTGAGATCACCCGATGGACTGATATGGCCCTGATGGCATTGGCTAATCCTATTCTCTTCTTCTCTCTTCTGATGTTTGTTTACCGCGTTCATGGAAACGGATTCCCAAAAATCGCCTGGCTGGCTGTTCTGAGTGCAGTTCTCAGCCTGGGGTATGTGCTGTTTGGATGGTTCGGCATGGGCATTTATTCTATGAGTGGAGTCTGGCTTACCGTTTTCACGGTCATCTCCATGATCCTGGGCACCTTCCGTGCAATCAAAAACAACAAACCGGGATCACGAATTCTTGGCGCAAGCATTGTGTTGTTTGCCCTCTTTATTTTCGGATTACTCTCACTTCTATTTTATGGTGGGAACAATGGACTGCATATTTCAGTCAGCCACCCCATCTTTTCCGTCATATTGCTGATCCTCATGCTTTGTGTACCTATCTCAATGAGCCTCTACCTGGCTTATAATTTCTCCGTCACCAGCAGAAGTCTTGAAAAAAAACTGCACGAAGTGGAAAAACTGAGCGCTATTACTATTGAGCAGGAAAAGGAACGGCAGCGGATACTGGAAGGGCAAAAGGAAATGCTGGAATTCCAGGTAAAAGAACGCACAGCGGAAATTGTAGAACAGAAGAAAATAATCGAGGAAAAAAATAAAGATATCACCGACTCCATATTATATGCCAAAAGAATCCAGGATTCGATTCTGCCTGGTCCGGATCTGATAAGCGCCACATTCCCGGATTGCTCAGTCCTGTTCCGGCCGAAAGATATCGTGAGCGGTGATTTCTACTGGTTCGGCAGCCGCGACAATAAACACATCGCCGCATGCGCGGATTGCACCGGGCACGGAGTTCCCGGCGCACTGCTCAGTATGATAGGAAGCAATCTCCTGCATCAGGCTATTCTGGAAAGGGGAGTGACAGCACCGCATCTGATTTTGAATAATATCCAGCAACAGTTTCCCCTTGCTCTTAAACATTCCGGTGCGGGAGAACAGTCTGCAACACGGGTGCAGGACGGTATGGATATTGCGGTCATCGCTTATGATCCACTGGCTGGTACCTTGGAATTTGCCGGCGCACAACGACCTTTATGGAAAATAAGAGAAGAAAATTTGGAAGAATGGAAAGGCGATAAGATACCCATCAGTGCTTCCGGGAATCAGGATACGGTTTATTCACTTCACCGGACTGATGCGCGCAAGGGTGACCTCTTCATACTAAGCTCAGATGGCTATGCTGATCAATTCGGCGGAAAGGGTCCAAAGACAGGAGGTAAAAAACTGATGACAAAAGAGTTTAAAAATCTGATGCTCTCCCTCAGTAAAAACACAACAGGAAAAATAGCCGCCGATCTCGGCCGGGAATTTGAAGCGTGGCGAGGCAGTCTGGAGCAAATGGACGATGTGTGCGTAATTTTGATAAAAATATAG
- the nhaD gene encoding sodium:proton antiporter NhaD, which translates to METLIIILFIAGYACIAFEHSLKINKAASALLTGVLCWTIYILFQAEPAGKGMVESNLHHHLGELAGILFFLMGAMTIVELIDAHDGFEVITSRIKTRKKSRLLWIVSLLSFFLSAVLDNLTTTIVMISLIRKLVPEQKQRLFFAGMIVIAANAGGAWSPIGDVTTTMLWIGGQLSTGAIISKLIFPSMLCLLAPLIVTSLRMKGEFAALDNRREDPSGSPTTPFERNFVFYFGIAMLLFVPVFKTVTHLPPYMGILFGLGLLWIVTEIIHYQKDDEDKGAYSVLHALRKIDMPSILFFLGILLAVSALQSTGLLSELATWMNDTIGNLNIIVTSIGLLSAIIDNVPLVAASMGMYDIGMYPMDHYLWEFLAYCAGTGGSILIIGSAAGVAAMGMEKIDFFWYLKNIGWLAALGYFAGVGAYILQHALFPTVL; encoded by the coding sequence ATGGAAACGCTGATCATTATTCTTTTTATTGCAGGATATGCCTGTATTGCCTTCGAGCATTCCCTGAAAATAAACAAGGCCGCAAGCGCTCTTCTGACCGGTGTTCTGTGCTGGACGATATATATTCTATTTCAGGCGGAACCGGCCGGGAAGGGAATGGTAGAAAGTAATCTTCATCATCACCTGGGTGAACTCGCCGGTATTCTGTTTTTTCTGATGGGTGCCATGACCATCGTGGAACTTATTGACGCGCACGACGGCTTCGAGGTAATCACCTCCCGGATCAAAACAAGAAAAAAATCGCGGCTGCTGTGGATTGTATCTCTGCTTAGCTTTTTCCTCTCCGCTGTACTGGACAATCTCACCACCACAATTGTTATGATTTCCCTGATCAGAAAACTTGTACCTGAACAAAAGCAGCGTCTGTTCTTCGCCGGAATGATTGTGATTGCAGCCAACGCCGGCGGTGCCTGGAGTCCCATCGGAGACGTTACCACCACCATGCTGTGGATCGGCGGACAATTGAGTACCGGGGCAATTATCTCAAAGCTCATTTTTCCCTCCATGCTATGCCTGCTCGCCCCCCTGATTGTAACTTCTCTGCGGATGAAAGGTGAATTTGCGGCCCTCGACAACAGACGGGAGGATCCAAGCGGAAGCCCCACCACGCCGTTTGAGCGAAATTTTGTTTTCTATTTCGGCATCGCTATGTTACTATTTGTGCCGGTATTTAAAACCGTTACCCATCTGCCCCCTTATATGGGCATTTTGTTCGGCCTCGGGCTGCTTTGGATTGTAACAGAGATCATTCACTACCAGAAGGATGATGAAGACAAAGGTGCGTATTCGGTGCTTCATGCGCTCCGGAAGATAGATATGCCCAGTATTCTCTTCTTCCTTGGTATTCTTTTAGCCGTGTCTGCGCTTCAATCCACCGGGTTGTTAAGCGAACTGGCGACCTGGATGAATGACACGATCGGAAATCTTAATATCATTGTCACCTCCATTGGCCTTCTTTCCGCCATCATTGACAACGTTCCGCTGGTAGCTGCCTCCATGGGCATGTACGATATCGGGATGTATCCCATGGACCACTACCTATGGGAATTTCTCGCGTATTGTGCCGGCACCGGCGGCAGCATACTGATCATAGGCTCTGCCGCGGGCGTGGCGGCAATGGGAATGGAGAAAATAGACTTCTTCTGGTATCTGAAAAACATCGGCTGGCTCGCAGCACTGGGCTATTTCGCAGGTGTTGGGGCGTATATTCTTCAGCATGCGCTATTCCCCACCGTTCTTTAA
- a CDS encoding chloride channel protein gives MSSKRAGAYNIYILSLVTGGVAGVFALLFSWLLDLSTEAVSQMIHYSYDNDFATSGFRLMHHPGVALAVVLLPAAGGLLCGLLIRKFSPSSAGTGTDELIDSFHNKEGKMDSKVPLIKSIATVFTLSTGGSGGKEGPIAMIGAGIGSIVASVAKAGSRARRTLLLSGTAAGLGATFKAPLGGALTAAEMVYKEDIESDALIPCFISSVVAYLIYAGVTGPSHFLLIHDSGLVSYKELIFYILLGFLCLPFGWMFIEGFNITRRIMGRLNLSSALKPAFGGLIVGIISLVFFEVAGTGSDFLSAVADGKKPIFLGLSLLAVPVAFLIIAFLKIIATNLTIGTGGSAGIFGPSLFIGGMLGAAVGYLASWILPGVYINVGSYVVVGMGAFYAGVAKAPIAGIVMICEMTGSYSLLPPLIIVSIFTFILSKRFSIYKNQVENRFQSPAHLWDMKSDIMDRLKVGEKFPQPRNLATLHIDQSMDDVLKLSASIHAGDFVVKGRKGEFCGMLSLRKVSVEQGEDHQLPIASLVNTRAAFVEKPDSLGKAMRIMLENDYDKVAVVENGTLLGYIRSRDILHTYMEEMKQKK, from the coding sequence ATGTCTTCTAAACGGGCAGGAGCATATAATATTTACATTCTTTCGTTGGTTACCGGAGGCGTTGCGGGTGTTTTTGCGCTTCTCTTTTCCTGGCTGCTGGATCTGTCAACAGAAGCCGTGAGCCAGATGATCCATTACTCCTACGACAATGATTTTGCAACCAGCGGATTCCGGTTGATGCATCATCCGGGAGTGGCTTTGGCCGTTGTTTTGCTTCCGGCAGCCGGCGGATTACTTTGCGGACTCCTCATACGGAAGTTTTCACCCAGCAGCGCCGGAACAGGTACCGACGAACTCATCGATTCCTTTCATAACAAGGAGGGGAAAATGGACTCAAAGGTTCCCCTCATTAAATCAATCGCCACTGTTTTTACCCTTTCTACAGGCGGCAGCGGTGGAAAAGAAGGTCCCATCGCCATGATAGGAGCAGGAATAGGTTCAATCGTTGCTTCCGTTGCAAAGGCAGGTAGCAGGGCACGAAGAACCTTGCTATTGTCAGGAACAGCCGCCGGACTGGGTGCTACTTTTAAAGCACCCCTGGGTGGTGCGCTTACTGCTGCAGAAATGGTTTACAAGGAGGATATTGAAAGTGATGCACTTATCCCCTGTTTTATCTCCTCCGTGGTTGCTTATCTCATTTATGCTGGAGTTACAGGCCCTTCTCATTTTCTGTTAATTCATGATTCAGGACTGGTTAGCTACAAGGAGCTTATATTTTACATTTTACTGGGATTTCTTTGCCTTCCCTTCGGATGGATGTTCATAGAAGGGTTCAATATCACCCGGAGAATCATGGGAAGGCTAAACTTGTCTTCTGCCCTCAAGCCGGCTTTTGGCGGGCTGATCGTTGGAATTATTTCATTAGTGTTTTTTGAAGTAGCGGGCACCGGAAGTGATTTTCTCTCCGCAGTGGCCGATGGAAAGAAGCCGATTTTTCTCGGACTTTCACTCCTGGCAGTTCCTGTTGCTTTTCTGATCATTGCCTTCCTGAAAATCATTGCCACCAACCTGACCATCGGCACAGGTGGTTCCGCGGGAATATTCGGTCCCTCCCTTTTTATCGGAGGCATGCTGGGAGCCGCGGTAGGATATCTGGCCTCATGGATTTTACCCGGTGTTTATATTAATGTAGGGTCTTATGTTGTGGTAGGAATGGGCGCCTTCTATGCGGGGGTGGCAAAAGCACCGATCGCGGGTATTGTCATGATCTGCGAGATGACCGGCTCCTATTCACTGCTCCCGCCCCTGATCATCGTTTCCATCTTCACGTTTATACTATCCAAACGATTCTCAATTTACAAGAATCAGGTTGAAAACCGGTTTCAGAGTCCGGCCCACCTATGGGATATGAAAAGCGACATTATGGACAGGCTGAAAGTGGGAGAAAAATTCCCCCAGCCTCGCAACCTGGCTACCCTGCACATTGACCAATCCATGGACGACGTGCTGAAACTTTCAGCCTCCATTCATGCAGGCGACTTTGTTGTGAAGGGAAGAAAAGGAGAATTCTGCGGAATGTTGTCACTCAGGAAAGTATCGGTAGAACAGGGTGAAGACCATCAATTACCCATTGCCAGTCTGGTAAACACCCGTGCCGCCTTTGTAGAAAAGCCGGATTCGCTGGGGAAAGCGATGCGGATCATGCTTGAAAATGATTATGATAAAGTAGCCGTGGTGGAAAATGGCACCCTGCTCGGCTATATCCGCTCACGGGATATTCTCCACACCTACATGGAGGAGATGAAGCAAAAAAAATAA
- a CDS encoding sodium-dependent transporter produces the protein MSNTEAWGSRVGLILAMAGNAVGLGNFLRFPVQAVQNGGGAFIIPYLVCFVLMGLPLLFVEWGMGRYGGGLGQHSTPFIFHSMDPKRSIWKYIGVFGIFTNLAVAAYYCYLESWTLSWAYHSVVGDFSTMGQDGIGKFFQDYIGLTTWEPVIFWVICLVINTYILSRGLSGGVEIAAKVGMPLLLLFGAFLAFKGFTVTAGEAGAVNDGTVGLNFLWEPKFDSILNFDVWLAAAGQIFFTLSLGMGSIHCYASYVKKKDDIALNAMSAGWMNEFVEVVLGSAVIIPIAVGYLGIDKVVEMTAGGSGFSLGFITLPYLFSEWGSVVSVLAGVMWFGLLFFAGITSSLAMGTPVMGFLQDNFGWKREAAAWTFGLAVALLGLPCVLDQGAFNEFDYWAGTVSLVIFALFEIILFSWVFGMNRAWKEINLGADIKVPTAFKFIIKFVTPLFLLVVFIGSLPGIWDNITKEGISNYVLFARFLLLSLFAGICILVYMAYKRNSHLQKLGS, from the coding sequence ATGAGCAATACCGAAGCCTGGGGTTCCAGGGTAGGCTTGATCCTCGCTATGGCCGGTAACGCCGTGGGACTAGGGAATTTTTTGCGTTTTCCCGTGCAGGCCGTCCAGAATGGAGGGGGTGCGTTTATTATTCCCTATTTGGTCTGTTTTGTCCTGATGGGGCTCCCTTTGTTATTTGTTGAATGGGGAATGGGACGGTATGGCGGTGGACTCGGACAGCACAGTACACCGTTTATTTTTCATTCCATGGATCCGAAGAGATCTATCTGGAAGTATATCGGCGTCTTCGGAATTTTTACCAACCTGGCGGTGGCGGCCTACTATTGCTATCTGGAGTCCTGGACCCTTTCATGGGCTTATCATTCGGTGGTGGGAGATTTTAGTACGATGGGACAGGATGGAATTGGGAAGTTTTTTCAGGACTATATCGGATTGACAACCTGGGAGCCGGTCATTTTCTGGGTGATCTGCCTTGTGATAAATACATATATTCTTAGCCGGGGATTGAGCGGTGGAGTAGAAATAGCCGCTAAGGTGGGAATGCCACTCTTGCTCCTTTTCGGAGCCTTTCTCGCTTTCAAGGGCTTTACAGTAACAGCAGGGGAAGCCGGAGCAGTGAATGACGGTACGGTTGGGCTCAATTTTCTCTGGGAACCGAAATTCGATAGTATTCTGAATTTCGATGTGTGGCTGGCTGCGGCGGGTCAGATATTCTTTACCCTTTCTTTGGGGATGGGAAGTATTCACTGTTACGCATCCTACGTGAAAAAGAAAGATGATATTGCTCTTAACGCCATGTCAGCCGGCTGGATGAATGAATTTGTGGAAGTGGTGCTGGGAAGCGCAGTAATTATTCCTATCGCCGTCGGTTATCTCGGAATTGACAAAGTGGTGGAGATGACAGCAGGCGGAAGCGGCTTCAGCCTTGGTTTTATTACACTACCTTACTTGTTTTCTGAATGGGGTTCGGTAGTGTCAGTACTGGCCGGGGTAATGTGGTTTGGTTTGTTGTTTTTCGCGGGAATTACCTCCTCGCTGGCCATGGGTACCCCTGTCATGGGATTCCTTCAGGATAATTTCGGATGGAAACGGGAGGCCGCCGCCTGGACCTTCGGTCTGGCAGTGGCTCTGCTCGGTTTACCCTGTGTATTAGATCAGGGGGCTTTCAATGAGTTTGATTATTGGGCGGGAACGGTATCACTGGTGATATTTGCCCTGTTCGAGATTATACTATTCTCCTGGGTGTTCGGCATGAACAGAGCCTGGAAGGAAATTAATCTGGGAGCAGATATTAAAGTGCCAACAGCGTTTAAATTCATTATAAAGTTTGTAACGCCACTTTTTCTGCTGGTGGTTTTCATCGGAAGCCTTCCGGGTATCTGGGATAACATCACAAAGGAAGGAATATCCAATTATGTTCTCTTCGCCCGCTTCCTTCTTCTTTCACTGTTTGCAGGGATCTGCATTCTTGTTTACATGGCATATAAGCGCAATTCGCACCTTCAAAAACTCGGATCATGA
- a CDS encoding helix-hairpin-helix domain-containing protein, which produces MKRSWSFYFSFNRRERRGVITLTFLNLCALCALAFKERLPIQSPLPAMGLRKWEVVFPSVSGPSSVTVEPPVKRIRMKGKIVELNTADSAVLVSLKGIGPSFARRILRYRERLGGFHTLEQLMEVYGMDKERFTLLSEQVSVDSSRIRRLNINTLPADSLRVHPYIRWNLANLIVKYREKHGFYREIGDLKHLDLVTDSIYCKLAPYCKVQ; this is translated from the coding sequence ATGAAACGATCATGGAGTTTTTATTTTTCTTTCAACCGGCGCGAACGCCGCGGAGTGATCACTCTGACATTCCTTAATCTGTGTGCACTTTGCGCATTGGCTTTCAAAGAGCGTCTGCCTATACAGAGTCCACTTCCGGCAATGGGACTTCGGAAATGGGAAGTGGTATTCCCTTCTGTAAGCGGACCTTCTTCGGTTACGGTAGAGCCTCCGGTTAAAAGGATCAGAATGAAAGGAAAAATCGTGGAGCTGAATACAGCGGATTCCGCAGTCTTGGTAAGTCTGAAAGGAATAGGCCCTTCCTTTGCCCGTCGCATCTTGCGGTACCGGGAGAGACTGGGAGGCTTTCATACCCTGGAGCAGCTCATGGAGGTCTATGGTATGGATAAGGAAAGGTTTACGCTTTTAAGCGAACAGGTGAGCGTTGATAGTTCACGTATTCGCCGCCTGAATATTAATACCCTTCCGGCGGATTCCCTGCGTGTCCATCCTTATATCCGCTGGAACCTGGCCAATCTGATTGTGAAGTACAGAGAGAAGCACGGATTTTACCGTGAAATCGGGGATCTGAAGCACCTGGATTTGGTGACTGATTCCATTTACTGTAAACTTGCACCTTATTGTAAGGTGCAATGA